Proteins encoded by one window of Asterias rubens chromosome 18, eAstRub1.3, whole genome shotgun sequence:
- the LOC117302710 gene encoding uncharacterized protein LOC117302710 — MASVSTITAEDLGTLTTTALDDDFIPDSSIQVDPTATKFTLNSPPEETPASTIPLLSTTPALITAASEAIVSTTPSQTPEPLSNGTTVIPGETSFDGVLRIVTLDGKPALFNSSLEAPGNSYYLTLHDNVVKILDTVFRTMPKTKTDYLRAVLRRFSNGSVIAEFSVFLTQTSNLNPKDFEDQMNSYFGSTNGAMGGVNIVVDPEHITFTSNNQPPVLTTLLLSTTIAPTTAEPKPNASTTPLLSTSNVPTTESQSNLPTTTLLSTTIAPTTAEPKPNASTTPLLSTSNVPTTESQSNLPTTTLLSTTTAPTTAEPKISTTPLQTPIPPGNNTTGEKSFDGVLRILTLDGKPAVYNSSLDDPRKLYYLTLHLNVVKLVDVVFRTMPKTKTDYLRAVLRRFSNGSVIAEFSVFLTQNSNLNPKDFEDEMKDILGFTKGKMGGVEIVIDPEHITFTHTDECKWKTDDCSMYATCEDLGADGFTCHCQAGTTDALTLGQPGRECILPTTRRPITHKKPPVVKGINGPTWEPWQIGAFVIGITIGMLFVAAAFQYFCKWRHKCREEDDDPNSERALREQALYRERMNRRWSFMYRRPETEGTVDEAMYTDGCDRDNPFISIGHDQPLIPSAPTADDGLDLRLAQRSTTAVQTDPEPGSDSTGLRALGDGSGGSQESGFHDLPAGENSQDTTAVNVEENGDQPTEGEPESEDRCLVM; from the exons ATGGCGTCGGTTTCGACAATCACAGCGGAAGATCTGGGGACTCTTACAACGACGGCTCTAGATGATGACTTCATACCAGATTCTAGCATACAGGTCGACCCAACAGCAACGAAGTTTACCT TGAATTCTCCACCGGAAGAAACACCGGCGTCGACAATACCATTGCTGTCGACAACCCCGGCACTTATAACAGCAGCGTCCGAGGCAATTGTGTCGACAACTCCTTCGCAAACTCCGGAGCCTCTTAGCAACGGCACGACTGTGATACCAGGAGAGACGTCTTTTGACGGCGTCTTGAGGATTGTGACACTGGATGGAAAGCCTGCATTGTTTAACTCATCTTTAGAGGCCCCTGGAAACTCCTACTATCTGACACTTCATGACAATGTTGTAAAAATT CTCGATACTGTGTTTAGAACGATGCCAAAGACCAAGACCGACTATCTTCGCGCCGTGCTTCGGCGCTTCAGCAACGGCAGTGTCATAGCGGAATTCTCGGTGTTTCTGACGCAGACCAGTAACCTAAACCCAAAAGATTTTGAGGACCAAATGAATAGTTATTTTGGTTCGACAAACGGGGCGATGGGTGGAGTTAACATAGTCGTTGATCCTGAGCACATAACATTCACAT CAAACAATCAACCACCGGTGTTGACAACACTATTGCTGTCGACAACCATAGCACCGACAACAGCAGAGCCCAAACCAAATGCGTCGACAACGCCATTACTGTCGACATCCAACGTACCAACAACAGAGTCCCAATCAAACTTGCCAACAACAACATTGCTGTCGACAACCATAGCACCGACAACAGCAGAGCCCAAACCAAATGCGTCGACAACGCCATTACTGTCGACATCCAACGTACCAACAACAGAGTCCCAATCAAACTTGCCGACAACAACATTGCTATCGACAACCACAGCACCGACAACAGCAGAGCCCAAGATTTCGACAACCCCTTTGCAAACTCCGATCCCTCCAGGTAACAACACAACTGGAGAGAAGTCTTTTGACGGCGTCTTAAGAATCTTGACGCTGGATGGGAAACCTGCTGTGTATAACTCATCTTTAGACGACCCGAGAAAATTATACTATCTGACCCTTCATTTAAATGTTGTAAAATTG GTTGATGTCGTATTTAGGACGATGCCAAAGACCAAGACCGACTATCTTCGCGCCGTGCTGCGGCGCTTTAGCAACGGCAGCGTCATCGCAGAATTCTCGGTGTTTCTGACGCAGAATAGCAACCTTAACCCGAAAGATTTTGAGGACGAAATGAAGGATATTCTCGGCTTCACTAAAGGGAAGATGGGTGGAGTTGAAATAGTTATTGACCCTGAACACATAACATTCACGC ATACTGACGAATGCAAGTGGAAAACCGACGACTGTTCCATGTACGCTACTTGTGAGGATCTCGGCGCCGATGGCTTTACATGTCATTGTCAGGCTGGTACCACAGATGCACTGACCCTAGGCCAGCCAGGACGAGAGTGTATACTCC CAACGACGAGGAGGCCAATCACGCATAAAAAGCCACCAGTGGTGAAAGGTATCAACGGACCAACTTGGG AACCATGGCAGATTGGCGCGTTCGTGATAGGTATTACCATTGGGATGTTGTTCGTTGCTGCTGCTTTCCAGTATTTCTGCAAGTGGCGTCATAAATGCCGTGAAGAAGACGACGATCCTAACAG tgaACGAGCCCTCCGAGAACAGGCCCTGTACCGCGAAAGAATGAACCGTCGGTGGAGCTTCATGTACCGCCGGCCTGAGACTGAAGGCACGGTCGACGAAGCCATGTACACGGACGGCTGTGATCGAGACAACCCATTTATATCAATTGGTCACGACCAACCTTTGATACCAAGTGCTCCAACAGCTG ATGATGGCCTAGATTTAAGATTAGCCCAGCGTAGTACCACAGCAGTACAGACGGACCCGGAGCCTGGCTCGGACTCAACGGGACTCAGGGCGCTCGGAGACGGCTCTGGGGGAAGTCAAGAGTCGGGTTTCCACGATCTACCGGCCGGAGAG aattCTCAAGACACAACAGCGGTGAATGTTGAAGAAAATGGAGACCAGCCAACAGAGGGCGAACCA GAATCTGAAGACAGATGCCTCGTGATGTAA
- the LOC117302627 gene encoding flocculation protein FLO11-like encodes MLRRTTGEESDKMTVHFMFLAVVLVLSISPFASQTDSTTTNGPFESGRPTTQSQSTSLPVPTTQFSLTNVTMMSHGTNDSQSTTQPVEIVSQGTQNVTGVLIPSELNNTTASQNQQGTTSLGKTTSQTTLGLSLAGTNNGTTARPDGVNTTMPQGANGSDSTTQTTETILPGGQNSTIATLPSGLNKTTVSQNLQGTTSVGQTTSHTTLPLSFAVTKNGTTARSDGVNTTMSHETIDSDSTTQTTEPILPGTLNSTIETLPGELNNTTSSQNQQGTTKFGQTTSYTTSAPSLNNETTARSDWANSTIALLTTESVFNNTQSFLSSNHTSAGTTDKSDISQTDTSTLPVHTDETITTSSPNQTSLLQNETQSPFVTATANSSPNSTGVDANMTSTWTTRPLQSDEANEQTMGVTQEILPGKSRVPASLSSNNNLTTTNSVSDSNSTEAMESAPSTTLNGTPTAAINNSSLLPGKELATPTPTLDSNVNATTQVSTMPLNITLPVTSTLPFSEVSGTISAVNNTQNTTSSTSLDYITVNVTLPATTTLIEVPPVSVEEVVSTETTDLKTVEHQGSSTTEILTSQLSTSLLTNSSTILPSTPNSVDNDQMSTDLGGRDQTQPSTQTDDFPTTDNVEPKSFNGVLRITSMDGQVAAFNSSLSDHNSLYFQKVAGEVEKAVTGQALSQ; translated from the exons ATGCTCAGGAGAACAACTGGGGAGGAATCAGACAAAATGACGGTACACTTTATGTTTCTGGCTGTGGTGCTTGTCTTGTCGATTTCTCCATTTGCATCGCAAACAG ACTCAACCACGACAAATGGACCGTTCGAAAGTGGCAGGCCTACAACGCAAAGTCAGTCAACATCGTTGCCGGTACCAACGACGCAGTTTTCGCTCACCAATGTCACCATGATGTCACACGGGACCAATGACAGCCAATCAACGACACAGCCAGTGGAAATTGTTTCACAGGGAACACAAAATGTGACCGGTGTATTAATCCCGAGTGAGTTAAACAACACAACAGCTTCTCAAAACCAACAAGGAACCACAAGCTTAGGCAAGACGACATCGCAGACAACTTTGGGTCTTAGTTTGGCGGGAACGAATAATGGAACAACTGCTAGACCCGATGGGGTTAACACAACAATGCCACAAGGGGCTAATGGCAGCGACTCGACGACACAGACGACGGAAACTATTTTACCTGGAGGACAAAACTCGACCATTGCAACACTCCCGAGTGGGCTTAACAAAACAACAGTATCTCAAAATCTGCAAGGAACAACCAGTGTAGGCCAGACGACATCACACACAACTTTGCCACTCAGTTTTGCGGTAACGAAAAATGGCACAACTGCAAGATCCGATGGGGTCAATACAACAATGTCACATGAGACCATTGACAGCGATTCGACGACACAGACGACGGAACCTATATTACCTGGAACACTAAATTCGACCATTGAAACCCTCCCGGGTGAGTTAAACAACACAACATCATCTCAAAACCAACAAGGAACAACAAAATTTGGCCAGACGACATCTTACACAACTTCGGCACCTAGTTTGAATAATGAAACAACTGCGAGATCCGATTGGGCTAATTCAACAATTGCGTTGCTCACTACTGAGTCTGTATTCAACAACACACAGTCATTCCTGTCGTCAAATCATACCTCTGCAGGAACCACAGACAAGTCAGACATTTCTCAAACGGATACTTCGACACTTCCCGTCCATACGGATGAAACGATCACAACCTCGTCCCCAAACCAGACGTCACTACTTCAGAACGAGACACAGTCGCCATTTGTAACGGCAACAGCCAACTCGTCCCCTAACTCCACAGGAGTGGATGCGAATATGACCAGCACGTGGACAACTCGACCACTACAATCAGATGAGGCTAATGAGCAAACTATGGGAGTCACACAAGAAATCCTACCTGGAAAAAGCAGAGTGCCAGCATCCCTATCGTCGAACAATAATTTGACGACCACAAATTCAGTTTCAGACAGTAATTCGACAGAAGCAATGGAAAGTGCACCTTCTACGACACTGAACGGAACACCAACCGCAGCTATTAACAATTCGTCCTTGCTTCCTGGAAAAGAACTTGCAACTCCTACACCTACCCTCGACTCTAATGTTAATGCTACAACGCAAGTTTCTACAATGCCCCTGAACATAACGCTTCCAGTGACATCAACACTTCCATTTTCAGAAGTGTCGGGAACGATCAGTGCTGTTAACAACACTCAAAATACAACATCTTCGACTTCTTTAGATTACATTACAGTGAATGTCACGCTCCCAGCGACGACCACGTTAATCGAGGTACCACCAGTTAGTGTCGAAGAAGTTGTGTCTACGGAAACAACCGATCTGAAAACCGTCGAACATCAGGGCTCAAGCACGACAGAAATACTGACTAGTCAACTAAGTACATCACTTTTGACGAATTCCTCGACCATCTTACCAAGTACACCAAATAGTGTCGACAACGACCAAATGTCCACAGACCTTGGAGGACGAGACCAAACACAGCCATCAACCCAAACTGACGACTTTCCAACAACGGATAATGTCGAACCGAAGTCTTTCAACGGCGTTCTGAGAATCACTTCAATGGATGGTCAGGTTGCAGCTTTTAACTCTTCTCTTAGCGACCATAACAGTCTCTACTTCCAAAAGGTTGCAGGTGAAGTCGAGAAAGCCGTAA ctGGACAAGCTCTATCACAATAA
- the LOC117302499 gene encoding DIS3-like exonuclease 2 produces METTAKTTQDDKVSLETTKEDGHKKQSSSELGQQATTTDKNVNQNNAEETDSRNSATRRNKNKKSKHTKATDALTDRPEESTKDPDPYPHRETKQDAAYKARPRSSRGKRKNAMQFDSQKPSGADATKSQGATPKKDFGGSSRDKKKGSRTPNKHHPSVNGGDTTPTKGEHQSQSTPRSASRGQCQGNPTSKSRNYGGTPNKNKNFKPFEDYLSLEEVSDGLKRKRLLQGAIRINPRNFEESYLAAQDGGADIFLNGLTARNRALEGDVVVVEFLHKSKWKLMEDDYQRYKQMGQKESKSKSTSKPKTEEAVLAKQLKDLKIESLQDKSAMNPTGEAAEITKDELALGKHDKADCLTFEKSSQSERPETENQASKGLDTKSQDEGGSLQEETDSIVKRLFPEEDKKEQGMDEEIPERFYQRLAKVVYIVERSHSRACSGKLRPPPMKNAPNAVFSPSDYRVPRIYIPVSECPEGFLERPGDFESTLFIARIDEWPYNSPFALGHLHRSLGEAGEIEPETEGMLMEHGVDYSDFSDEVIACLPKNLPWTIPQDEIAKRRSFRDECVFTIDPATARDLDDALSCVALGDGEYEVGVHIADVSFFVDENNALDEVAGLRATSVYLVQKVIPMLPRLLCEHLCSLNPNEDKLTFSFLWRLTENGEILDEWCGRSVIRSCVKMSYAHAQGIITEPERVWTPEEMPTITNGFTIPDIVERVLNLNKIAQNMRKKRSDDGALRLDQVKLLFTLDKESGLPSGYNVYQQKESNKLVEEFMLLANMAAAHRIYNAYKDTALLRRHPPPKTKMIDDLILMCSEIGLKVDGSSSKSIQESLNRYIGPVGDKASWGKGQILTVFYSKPMQRAKYFCTGSIEVEDHFRHYALNVPFYTHFTSPIRRYADIIVHRQLAASLGVGPASQRDEVTIQDQAVRCNERKDAAKKVSDMSGEMFFAIFVRECGPLKQDAMVMHVLDRAIDVLVMELGVVKRVYCNALPLKSFKFEKQGKQGLMKIVWEPDHMHPEEETQTLQLFSLVKVELKAGKEPLKFDANLIRPE; encoded by the exons ATGGAGACGACAGCCAAGACAACTCAAGATGATAAGGTCAGTCTTGAGACGACAAAAGAAGATGGGCATAAGAAGCAATCAAGTTCAGAGCTTGGACAACAAGCGACGACAACAGATAAAAACGTAAACCAAAACAACGCAGAAGAAACAGATTCAAGGAATTCTGCGACCAGGAGAAAT AAAAACAAGAAATCCAAACACACGAAAGCCACTGATGCTTTGACTGACCGACCTGAGGAATCGACCAAAGATCCAGACCCTTATCCCCACCGTGAGACGAAACAAGATGCTGCGTACAAAGCCAGACCAAGGTCCTCCAGAGGCAAGAGAAAGAATGCAATGCAGTTTGACTCACAGAAACCTAGTGGTGCAGATGCTACAAAGAGCCAGGGTGCAACACCTAAGAAAGACTTTGGAGGATCTTCAAGGGACAAGAAGAAAGGCTCTCGGACACCCAACAAACATCATCCTAGTGTAAACGGTGGTGACACGACACCCACTAAGGGGGAGCACCAAAGTCAAAGTACACCAAGGTCAGCAAGTAGGGGTCAATGTCAAGGAAATCCAACATCAAAGAGCAGGAACTATGGTGGTACTCCCAACAAGAATAAAAACTTCAAG CCTTTTGAAGATTATCTCTCGTTGGAAGAAGTCTCGGATGGATTAAAGAGAAAACGTCTGCTTCAAGGAGCTATACGGATCAACCCAAGGAACTTTGAAGAATCTTACTTGGCCGCACAG GATGGTGGAGCTGATATTTTTCTGAATGGACTCACGGCCCGTAATCGCGCTTTGGAGGGGGACGTCGTCGTTGTTGAATTTCTCCATAAGTCTAAATGGAAG CTCATGGAAGACGATTATCAGCGATACAAGCAAATGGGTCAGAAggaatcaaaatcaaaatcgacTTCAAAGCCAAAGACTGAAGAAGCCGTTCTCGCCAAGCAACTCAAAGATCTGAAAATAGAAAGTCTCCAAGACAAGAGTGCAATGAACCCCACTGGGGAAGCAGCTGAAATCACTAAAGATGAACTAGCTTTGGGAAAACATGACAAAGCTGACTGTTTGACGTTCGAAAAAAGCTCCCAATCGGAAAGACCTGAGACAGAGAATCAAGCCTCAAAAGGACTCGATACTAAGAGCCAAGATGAAGGAGGAAGTCTTCAGGAGGAGACTGATTCTATAGTGAAGAGGCTTTTTCCTGAGGAGGATAAGAAGGAACAAGGCATGGACGAGGAGATTCCTGAGAGGTTTTATCAAAGGCTTGCCAAGGTTGTTTACATTGTTGAGAGGAGCCACTCTAGAGCATGCAGCGGAAAATTGAGACCACCACCTATGAAG AATGCTCCAAACGCTGTGTTTTCACCGTCTGATTACCGTGTGCCAAGGATCTACATCCCAGTGTCTGAATGCCCAGAGGGATTCTTAGAGCGTCCCGGTGATTTTGAATCAACTCTGTTTATTGCGAGGATAGATGAGTGGCCTTATAACTCACCGTTTGCTCTAGG CCACCTTCACCGGAGTCTTGGGGAGGCTGGAGAAATCGAGCCAGAAACAGAAGGGATGCTGATGGAGCATGGAGTAGACTACTCGGACTTCTCAGACGAG GTCATAGCTTGTCTTCCTAAGAACCTTCCTTGGACTATTCCTCAAGATGAGATTGCAAAACGTAGATCCTTCCGAGATGAATGTGTCTTCACTATAGATCCAGCTACGGCCAGAGACCTTGATGATGCTCTGTCTTGTGTTGCACTAGGGGATG GGGAATATGAAGTTGGAGTGCACATCGCTGATGTCAGCTTCTTCGTTGATGAGAACAATGCACTGGATGAGGTTGCCGGATTGAGGGCCACTAGTGTCTACTTGGTGCAGAAG GTGATTCCTATGTTACCACGGTTACTCTGTGAGCATCTTTGCAGCCTCAACCCCAACGAGGACAAGTTGACCTTTTCGTTTCTATGGCGACTCACGGAGAATGGAGAG ATCCTTGATGAGTGGTGCGGTCGTTCAGTCATCCGCTCCTGTGTCAAGATGAGTTACGCTCACGCCCAAGGGATCATCACGGAGCCTGAGAGAGTCTGGACACCAGAGGAGATGCCGACAATCACAAATGGGTTCACCATCCCGGACATCGTGGAGAGAGTTCTTAATCTTAACAAG ATTGCCCAGAATATGAGGAAGAAACGTTCCGATGACGGAGCGTTACGCCTGGACCAGGTGAAGCTACTGTTTACTCTGGATAAAGAGAGTGGTTTACCGTCCGGTTACAATGTTTACCAACAGAAAGAGAGTAACAA ATTAGTAGAAGAGTTCATGTTGCTTGCCAACATGGCCGCCGCTCATCGAATCTACAACGCCTACAAAGACACTGCCCTCTTGCGACGTCACCCTCCACCCAAGACCAAAATGATTGACGACCTGATCCTGATGTGTTCGGAGATCGGACTCAAAGTCGACGGTAGCAGCTCCAAGTCGATTCAGGAATCGCTGAACCGTTACATTGGTCCTGTAGGAGATAAAGCATCGTGGGGCAAAGGTCAAATCCTGACTGTGTTTTATTCAAAACCGATGCAG AGAGCCAAGTATTTCTGTACCGGGAGCATTGAAGTTGAGGACCACTTTCGTCACTACGCCCTCAATGTTCCGTTTTATACGCATTTCACATCGCCCATCAGACGTTATGCTGACATCATTGTTCACAGACAACTTGCTGCATCCCTAG gTGTTGGTCCTGCCTCTCAGAGGGATGAAGTTACGATTCAAGACCAAGCTGTGAGATGTAACGAGCGCAAAGATGCTGCCAAGAAAGTCTCAGATATGAGTGGGGAGATGTTCTTCGCTATATTTGTCCGG GAGTGTGGCCCCTTGAAGCAGGATGCTATGGTGATGCATGTACTGGATCGTGCCATTGATGTACTAGTGATGGAACTAGGGGTGGTCAAAAGAGTCTACTGCAAT GCACTCCCCTTGAAGAGCTTCAAATTTGAGAAGCAAGGCAAGCAGGGCCTGATGAAGATCGTCTGGGAACCAGATCACATGCatcctgaagaagaaacacagACCTTACAGCTGTTCTCATTGGTCAAAGTTGAGCTCAAGGCTGGAAAAGAACCACTCAAGTTTGAT GCAAACCTGATAAGACCAGAGTAG
- the LOC117302440 gene encoding sulfoquinovosidase-like, with product MATTTAYSLWRMFILVTLLLSCVLRQSQANFTFSLNGQNLNVHVDGIQVIAHSPGTPFLFVGSGVSSFKGHLGNFVIKDYVEERIALKNVTVIDDAEGMMRVQFHRDGTMKTTVTFTKENSSLGDVITFEDLPGDVNHIWVRLLADEKEHVYGAGEQFSYFDLRGHNFPLWIQEQGVGRNKSTEVTFEADRRDGGGGDYHTTYWAEPTFTSSRKYCCHFDTTSYSELDFRYPEFHEVQIWSNKPGKIFFGASETFTGLVGKLTAFLGRQPALPEWTYDGAILGVQGGTAAMLDYLKYAQGNSTYVTGLWIQDWVGRIKTSFGSRLFWNWEWDKKQYPDLDIEIVRLKKEGVRVFAYINPNLNREGGLFKEADEKDLLVKNSTGDTYVVDFGEFFCGIVDLTNPTAVEWYKGVITRNMIDLGFGGWMADVGEYLPTDAVFYGGQAGEALHNEWPVLWAKLNREVVEEAGMVGDILIWMRAGFSGSQEHTIVTWAGDQFVDFSLADGLASVIPAALSLGMTGFGLTHFDVGGFTSLFGIGRTEELLLRYAECAAFTPVMRTHEGNRPAENWQFYSSSETSVKFARQSKIFNMLKDYTISVVQENTDYGIPAQRPLFMHYANDERSFSIKYEYLYGRDLLVAPVYDEGVESWWVYLPPDNWVFLWDGNEYSGGDVQVSAPVGQIPVFYRKGSPWTQVFKEIAKTKDFASSSSRALSFKVVALMSVVFVGGWVTFRRL from the exons ATGGCTACAACAACAGCATACAGCCTTTGGAGGATGTTCATCTTAGTTACATTACTTCTATCGTGTGTACTGCGGCAATCTCAGGCTAATTTCACATTCTCGTTGAATGGCCAGAATTTGAATGTGCACGTGGACGGAATACAG GTGATCGCCCATTCTCCCGGCACCCCCTTCCTGTTCGTTGGGAGTGGAGTGTCCTCGTTCAAGGGACACCTCGGTAATTTCGTCATCAAGGACTACGTGGAGGAACGAATTGCATTGAAAAATGTCACCGTTATCGATGATGCGGAAGGGATGATGCGAGTCCAGTTCCATAGAGACGGAACCATGAAG ACAACGGTTACTTTCACTAAAGAGAACAGCAGTCTCGGTGACGTCATAACTTTTGAGGACCTTCCCGGTGACGTCAATCACATCTGGGTACGACTACTTGCTGATGAGAAGGAGCACGTTTACGGCGCCGGGGAGCAGTTTTCTTACTTTGACCTCAGAGGTCACAACTTCCCGTTGTGGATTCAAGAGCAG GGCGTTGGGCGTAACAAGTCAACTGAAGTAACATTCGAGGCGGATCGACGTGACGGTGGGGGCGGGGACTACCACACCACCTATTGGGCCGAACCAACTTTCACCTCCTCTAGGAAATACTGCTGCCATTTCGACACCACGAGTTATTCCGAGTTGGATTTCCGTTACCCGGAGTTTCACGAGGTCCAGATCTGGAGCAATAAGCCTGGCAAGATCTTCTTCGGGGCGAGCGAGACGTTCACCGGCCTCGTCGGGAAACTGACGGCGTTCCTTGGTCGGCAGCCTGCCCTACCGGAGTGGACTTATGATGGCGCCATTTTGGGTGTTCAAGGAGGCACGGCGGCCATGTTGGATTACCTTAAATATGCACAG GGAAATTCAACTTATGTGACTGGTTTGTGGATTCAAGATTGGGTCGGTCGAATCAAAACTTCGTTCGGATCAAGATTATTCTGGAACTGGGAATGGGACAAGAAACAATACCCTGACTTGGACATTGAGATTGTGAGATTGAAGAAGGAAGGGGTGAGAGTCTTCGCCTATATCAACCCGAACCTGAACCGCGAGGGGGGTCTGTTCAAGGAGGCAGATGAAAAGGATCTTTTGGTCAAGAATTCTACGGGAGATACTTACGTTGTAGATTTCGGGGAATTCTTTTGTGGAATTGTTGATTTGACCAACCCGACAGCTGTAGAGTGGTATAAGGGCGTTATCACACGAAACATGATTGATTTGGGGTTCGGTGGATGGATGGCGGACGTTGGGGAGTACCTCCCAACAGATGCCGTGTTTTACGGCGGGCAGGCCGGGGAGGCACTCCACAACGAGTGGCCCGTTCTGTGGGCTAAACTCAATCGTGAGGTGGTGGAGGAGGCGGGTATGGTGGGCGATATCCTGATCTGGATGAGGGCAGGTTTCAGCGGTTCTCAGGAACACACCATCGTCACTTGGGCGGGAGATCAGTTCGTAGATTTCAGTCTTGCAGACGGGTTGGCATCGGTCATACCGGCGGCTCTCTCGCTCGGTATGACCGGGTTTGGGCTGACGCATTTTGACGTGGGAGGTTTCACGTCGCTGTTCGGCATCGGTCGGACAGAAGAGCTCCTGCTACGCTACGCCGAATGTGCGGCCTTCACTCCCGTCATGAGGACGCACGAAGGAAATAGACCCGCGGAAAACTGGCAGTTTTATTCCAGCTCGGAGACAAGCGTTAAGTTTGCCCGTCAGAGCAAAATATTCAACATGCTGAAGGACTACACAATTTCTGTAGTCCAAGAAAACACCGACTACGGTATTCCTGCTCAACGCCCTCTATTTATGCATTATGCAAATGATGAGCGGTCTTTCTCaattaaatatgaatatttataCGGCCGTGACCTTCTGGTTGCCCCTGTTTATGACGAAGGGGTGGAATCGTGGTGGGTGTACCTCCCTCCTGACAACTGGGTGTTTCTCTGGGACGGCAATGAGTACAGCGGTGGTGACGTCCAAGTATCAGCTCCAGTCGGACAGATTCCCGTTTTTTATAGGAAGGGTTCCCCCTGGACTCAAGTCTTCAAAGAAATTGCAAAAA CCAAAGACTTTGCATCGAGCAGTAGCAGGGCGCTCAGTTTTAAAGTTGTTGCATTGATGTCAGTCGTCTTCGTGGGAGGATGGGTTACCTTCAGACGGCTATGA